In the genome of Ziziphus jujuba cultivar Dongzao chromosome 10, ASM3175591v1, the window aaaaatgaatcgAGGCAGAATTGACAGCTTCAGTTTGTCAAACTTTCCGAGGCTTTAAAGAACCAAATATTTCCTTTCCTACCTGATTGAGGAGCTCCATGAGGATACGCTGAACTTCTCTGTCTGCTCCAGTTTGAGCATCAAACCTTGCAGTAGCTATAGCATCTACCTCATCAATAAAGATAATGGCAGGAGCATTCTCCTTGGCAAGACGGAAGACATCACGAACCATGCGTGGGCCCTGAAGAAACAAAGCAAAACAAGATTAATACACCCAATACTAGTATCTATAATTACATCTAATCATTAGCAATCCATATCAATGATGTACTAAAAGCTATATAAAGAAGACATGTATAGTTAAGGaagcacaaaaaataaaaagatttaaaagtAATTACGTCTTTATCTGTATAGCTTACCTCACCCAAATACTTTTGAACAAATTCTGAACCAACAACTCTTATAAAAGCAGCAGTCGTATGATTAGCAACAGCCTTAGCTAGCATAGTTTTACCAGTACCAGGAGGACCATAAAGCAACACACCTCGCGGGGGATCAATACCAATTTGCTTATATAATTCATGATGAGTAAGTGGTAATTCAACTGCTTCTCGGATTTCTTGTTTCTGAATGTCACATCCTCCAATATCCTAACATtccagaaaaaataaacaacaattttatttaaaattctgaTGAGCCAAAACATCGAAGTGGTTCAAGGCATGCACAAACAGAAAGGAAATCAGTAACTATAAAATGGTTtgtcaaattcataattataattataacaaacagagcagccaaaaaataaaaataaaaaaacaaaaagcattaGCAATGGTAGAGCAAAAGATAAAATGGATAACCCATTTAGCCATGTCAACAACAAAAGGGACTTCATAGTAACGACAcatattagaaaaagaaaagaagcaagTAGTAGCAAATTCTTTTTATAAGAGCAAAAGTTGtctacaaatcaaataaaagtaaTCCCAAATGAAGAAATCCTAAGACGAAAAGGGATAATagaaactattatatattttagaagttctattatttaattaaggCAAAAAAATGTCATCCAAAGGTGTGTATGAACAGGAGTCAGAGGAAGGAGTAGTCAACTAAACAAGACATTCCTTTATATGCAAACTGCAAGGTGAAACtgagaatttgaaaaatacaaaGCAAAAAACTACTTCAATTTCCTCTCCTTTCCACGGCCAAagtacaaaataaaacaaagtaaaCAGAAACACTTCAAATATTCCAATATCTTCCATTTTCTTGTCTTAAATTGAAGTGATTAAAAGCAAATCGTTTTCTTTTTATGCCAACATGTCTTTCTAGTAACGTTTCTACAAAAAatcaggagagagagagagagagagagagagagcagaaCAGTCTAGTTGATTTCTTCAAAGAGCTAACTAAGCATACTCTTGGAGATAAACCTATCATACAACACTTCTCTCCGAACCAATCTCCAAGCATAGCAAAAACTAGAACAGCATTATCACAAGGGGAGacatgattgattttttttatttcaaaaaactatttaGGCCTACAGCCCAGAATCGAGTTTCTTCATAAAAACCTACCTGTCCACCCTCAGACTGAAATTTTTCTTGATTCCAAATTTAGCTGACAATAAAAACCCTAGGAAGACTaaacttttcaattattcaaaaatacttaaataaaataaaaagcaaggTTACGAGCAGTCGGTAGCCGCAAAACGTCTCACTAAAGTCTATCCGGTAGGTTAATATCGCATCAAAGAAACAAATGTTAGCATAAAATTTTAAGCATTTATAGCCCAGAAAAAACACTACCGTTTCGTTCCCAACCCAGCTAAAGGTTAAAAAACCTAAATTCGTTTTGTTCCAAACCCTAATCAATAATGTAAAAAGGGGAGAAATTTGTCCAACGATTTGGAATGAAATTGAAGAAGAGAACATACATTATAAGTGACATCCGGCTTCTCGGACTGGCTAAGCAGGGAAATACTGGAATCGGCCTCAGGGGGTAGAACGTCAACAAGGGCATTGGAGTGGCGGTGCAAGGCAACGGAAGCGGAGGGCTTCAGAAGCTCGCGATTGATGGTGCTGAGAATCCTGACGTAGTAATTGGAGCCGGTGGTGGAGCCAACAATCCCGTTGTTCTGATCAACCATCTCCATAAACTGGCCGATAACGAGAGGCACCGATTGGATCCTCTTGACCTCTTCCTGGGCACGTAGAAGCTCGCGCTTGAGATTCTTCTGTTCATCCTTGACGTATTCTTCCTGGATATCGATGAATTCCAACTGGCGTTGAAGGGACTTTAGGCGGCTGTAGAGATCGTCTTCGTCGTTAGATTGGTACTGCTCACTGAGACCTTGCAAGTCGGATCTCGTGGAGGGGAACGATGGCGGCGGCTCTAACGCCGGTTTAGGATCCACTACCATTGCAGAGGCCGCCATTGATGCGGAGCTTCGATTTTTGTATCTTCCCTAATCTACTGAATACAAAAGAGAGAGCTTCGATGAGAATGGAGTAAGACGCAAGAAAGTCGAATTTCTCGACCGAGTGCGAGTTATATAAAAGGAGGTGAGTCCTCGTTACGATGTCGTTTGATTACACCGCCCTTAAACCAATTTTGGGCCGGACTGTTTTTGTACCCGAATCGGCTTTTCTCTAATATTGGGCCTTCCTTTAAACAGACTACAAAACTTCCACGGCTTTCAAGTGCAAAAGCATGGGCAGGACATTTTTCTCCAAGGGACAACTACTAATATGTAGTgtggaaatatataaatatatacatattgcaACATTTTTACCATGCTATACTCCCAAGTCTCCGACCAAGTAGGCCATTTGGTTGAATACTATGCTTTAATTTTCtgttcggaaaaaaaaaattattattttcaatgattttCAAATACACCATAAATTGATTAACATATACACCCTTCTTAAGGCAGCTAAGAAATAATATTATAGTTAAGTTGATAtttaaacaactaaaataattaaaaactaaaaataaaaatacgaaAACtgcataattaaaaataaaaataattgcagCTTTAATTTCTCTCTAATTAGTAGTAGAATCTAGTTAGCTTTTCAATCTTCTTCCAATCATGATTTAAAGGACAATTCTTATAATTTGAATCACTTAGTTTCAAATGACAAAAAGCACGCCGATAGTACAATGCACTTTCAAGTCTTAAATATATAGAGTTCTATCTAATAGGCACATCTTACCTCAAATCTTTCTTGGAATCGCATTGATAACAATTTAACACATTTCACAAAGTTTTGCCTTTTTACTTATGACCCCcttacatatttaatatttttttgaatcttgTGAACAACATTATCAATGTCCTTCAACCCATCTTGTACTACCAAATTAATGATATGAACACAACATCTGAGATGAAAAAGATCACCATCACAAACTACGATCCCCCTTTAATTGCAAGTGAGTAACTAACATATCAACAAGGACATTATTTGCAAAACTATTATCTaaagcttaaaaaataaataaaaacactttGTCTCAATTCCCCATTCACACAACAAAGAATATATCTTTCTGCCAATGCTTTATCGTTATGTGGAGGTGGCATATAACAGAAATTTAACACTATTTTCTGCAATACCCATTCTTTGTTAATGAAATAGCAAGTAAGACATACATAGCCACAAGTAGTTACAAAAGCCCATAAATCAGAAATCAGACAAATTCTACCAAGTTACATCCAATAAACATTTTATCctacatttttctttcaaatgcaTTTTAAGAACATCTGACttagcaaaatttttaaaaacaagttgtATATCGGGATGCATATATTGAAATATCGCTTTAATTCCATCATACTCAACAAATTGGAAAGACAAATCATGTATGATTATGGCCGAAGTTACTAATTCTCAAAAATACTTAAAGTCAAATTTAGATACATTCAATGAAATAGTCCTTTTATTTTGAGATATTAATAATTAGCCTGATGAGATTTAACCTGTGTATAGCAAGCAATATAGCTACTCACCAACAGCAGACAACCCACAACCAGTCCACAATTAAgcaaatatagatgaaatagaTGATTCCATAAGAAACCCAATTAAAAATCTATAGAGAGAAAGACAAGCACGTAAATataaggaaagagagagagatagaaataCACAAAATTTTACGTGGTTCGATCAAGATAATCTACATCCATGGGCAAGCAAGGAGATAATGAGTTTTATTAACTTGAAATGATTACAAGCTTAATTACCAAGAGCATGGCACTGTAGGGACAGAACTGGAATTTTGCTCATCAGAATCGTGCGCCTAGGCATTGGGTTCTCTATGAACAGCAACCAAAAAACTTTAGTGCAGCGCCTAGGCTCCCAGAAATAGCACCAAGACCCCGGGTCTGCTACCTTCTCCTTTCTCTTCTTGTTTTCCTTGCTTCCTTCCTCTTCACTACATTACCAAACATCATCCCATCAATTCCTCATGTTTACCATTACCACCAAGCTTCTTAAACAAGAATTTAGAGTCACAAAGACAATATGGCCTATATCACGAGTGTTTCTTCTCACACAACTTTTTAAATGacatttcaaattaattgtttCATATTTACTATCACAGAGATAAATTGTATCACTATCTTTACATTATATCTTTGCTTACCATAAATATCCAACAAAAGCACATCAAAGTAAGGCTAAACTTTTCAAGGAAGTTTTCTCTTGTACTTTACTTTATGCTCACTTGTGACTCCCTTCATAATACTTGCATCATGCTATTTGATCCAAGAGTTACTTGAAGTCCATCCATATTTAtctacatgtttttttttttttttaaattacatattaaaataaaatattgtaataaCCTTCAagtaaacatgtatataatttttatttttcaaatcacaaagcaaaatatatatacacacacacatatgtaattttttattttccaaatcacacacacacacacacacacacacacacacatatatcctTTTTCTAGTGCTACAAATAAGAGTAGTGGTTGTAATCTAGTTCTATACCTATATATTGACATATCATGGAGTTAATGTAGAGAGAGGGACACCTAGTCTTTGTTAGGTCCTCTCCATTGTACAATTAACTAGTATAAATTGCAACAATAttcttcaattcttttttttttttttcaattttttaatttccaaatcacaaagcaatatatatgtatatgtatttatattctttttctaaCACTACAAATGAGAAGAGTGGTGGTAATCTAGCTCTATACCTATATAGAGGAGTGGTGGTGGCTCTATACCTACCGCGAAAGTTCTCTAGAGTTTCTAATAAACTAATGCTAATTGAGATTTCTTTTTTGTACTCCtaaatgttattaatattagtttttttctttgtttaaaaatGCATTCTTAGTTGAGCAGGTCACTTAGTTTATGTATGCATTTACATTATTCTATTATCTACTATTGGTGCATTATTAGGTATTCTTAAGAATACCTTTTCACAGAATGAGAAAACATATTGTTTATTACAGCTGAACATGGGAGATTCAAAGCACTAACAAGTCTTACTAGAAAAGGTGACCAAGGGGATCATTCTAGGTAATGCtgtcaaatatatatcatgGCATTCTTCATCATGTATGTATAGAAAGATTTAGATTCTCAAATTGATTAATGGCATGTATGACATTACTTCCAATTGTTAATTAATAGTACTTTGATGTTATTTCGAGTCTTATATGTATGCTAATTTGTCTGatgaattgaaaatgaaaagaatgaacAGAACATGGCATCCGACAATAGatgttttattatatatctAACTTATGACTGTTGTTGACACCATCTTGCAATAATTATTGTtgtctcttctttattttcactTTTGAATGCATAAGTATAATTGGATTTTGAGTAGTTCTTCATATGATGCGTGGTGGGTTAGTGCTACTAGCTAAACATTGTTTTTTGTTAATGTCCTCAATCGCAGAGTCATCAAACTTAAAACTCATTTGCAATCCAACATAAGAAAAAGAATTCCAAAGTTTTTATCCTACCTAATTGCCTCTAATTCATTAATCTTTAAAGCAAATAGTTGAACTCAAATTTTCTCTGAAACATTTCTAGAGGTTATCAATATCAATGGTTGCAGTGTGTTAAGTATGGTTCAGAGTAAAGAACAAATGACATTGACTTAAGGACCCGTTGTGTCTGAAACTCGTGGAATTGATGCACTGAGTGAAATGGGTTTTCTGATCTTGCTTGGTGAAAGCCTTTTTCCTTTGTTCTTTTAAGATATAGGACACCACATCAATGAGAAGAGAGAAGAAAACTACCAAAACTAGGACCCAGTAaaaatagatagatatatatatatatatatatagagagagagagagagacaaaaagagaagaagtTGGAGGCCAGAAAGACAAGCGGTAATGTTCAAGCGGTGCTTCAGGTCAGTGATGGCATCATGGCTTGGAGTTGGAGTCTAGAAAGATGAGGGACCAATTAGGGCTTCTAATCTAATGGTGTGGTGGCTTTTTAGTCATTTGAGTTTCttttttgatgtttttatttttgtttataaaaaattaataatagggAATTACTTTTTATAACATTTacttattaaaatcatattagtggataaaattttaatttataattaaatttaaatgagttataataaatatataatcatttcGAATTAAAActgacatatttaataaaagggTTATTGCgtgtcaatttcgagttaaaccaGTCAACTCAAAAATgatacgattaataatcgtgttaaatgaGTTGATCCGATTATGATCTGAACCCATTTATGATAAACCAAACTCATTTATTTCGTGCCATTTTCAAATCATATCACTATGTCATTACGCAAACTGCCAGCTTTATGCATGtgcattttcttcaaaattgtAGTAAATAAGAGAGGAAATAGGCTAGAAATTCTCATCAATATTTGGGCGTTTAATATTTAATACTTGGGATGCAAAATGACTGTATCtaaattggtttttgaattttaCCAAGAACACCAAATTGATGGttacattaattatttattaatccaACAATGGATTAATTTGACCTAGAACATGTTGAAGTCAAAGTGTTTGCTTATTGGGGCATTTTATTGTgtgataaaaatttcaatttcgaTTTTGATTTCTTTGATATAAAGTATTGTTTTAATCGAAATAAATTATTTAGCTTAGTTCCTGTGTTTTAAAAGATTTGGAGCTTATATATTGGTTTAACTTTTGTAAATGTAGAAGGAATTGAGAGTTTTCttagagtttttttattttttatttttattaactttggTAAAATGAATGTTAGCTGTTATAGTTTTGATTGAAATGAAACATTTGGGTTTATTAAACGATGattataattgaaataaaaggTTTATAGTTTGTAAAGCTTTAGAATGAAATACTTTTTGCACAAAACTGTGGCTATTTTGGTTTTGATAGAAATCAGATATATGACTAGTTTGAGATGAAATGACACCGAAATTCATATTTAGTTGTTAAAATAAAGGGGAATGGAAATTAAATGAAATAGAAAATGGAATACGATGGAGGATGAAATTGATTTCACTGTTTGGTTGCATTTTGGAATGAATGTAACACGTAAGAAGATGTATTGactttggatttaaaaaaaaattattaactttttttaatagCGGATTTCTACAAAATTTATTGGACTTCTAATAACTTTTATAGAGTTTATagaattatgaaatatttttatagaattttataaacttAATTTAATTGACATTAATAGAGTTTCATGTACATTTATTTTGTTGACTTGTAATAAACTTTGtagaaacaaaattatatttctcatgttaaccaaaaaaaaaaaattataaaaaaataaaataaataattttgtgttGAGATAACTttcatattttgcatttttttaattattatcctTTGTGTAAAAATTTTGGGTGTATgatttagaaatatttttactaTACATATATCTTTTCATCAAAATCTTTACTCTATGCAAtccaaaaatttttcaaaaattgattaaaaagtatttttggatccacaatttttcttttctcttttttttttttatatatttttctcattacaaatataatttctgaatttgatttttttcgaTGTTAAAAATGTTATTAGAAATTGGatcctatatatgtatatacattttaaccatttttcaacttaaaatttaaattatttaaaacaatattaaaaatgtgaaaattatacatgttggataaatgtgaaaattttcattttttatattggaatctatattatccaaaaaaaaaaaaaagatttgggtTTTCAATTGTCAAACTTTACCACTGTTTAAGACAAAGATATGTTTTCTGACAATTGTATGGGATATTGTTACTCTTCTACTAGTTTTTAGGTTCGTTTTGTTTTGGgcaattaccaaaataaaaaataaaaaaggcataGCAACAATATTTGTAACTATACATGCGTTCACCAATTCTCTTCCTCTTATAATCAATTTAACCCGAATCAGCAAcccaaaaaacttttaaaaaaatataacgcCAATAAACACCACTAGGAGAAACAAAACAAagccagaaaaataaataaaaacaaaaaccgaaaaaaaaaaaaatacatcaaCAAACAATGTTACAAGGAGATCATctgcaaattttaattttacaagGAGATCATctgcaaattttaattttatacctGAACAACATTTTTAAGATATTGAGAACCTTCTTCTTCTGGGCTTGTTAATATCTACACCATCATCGATGTTAGAAGTGTCTTTGGACCCGTGCTTGAACGGATTCAACTTCCCCAGAGTCTTGGACATTGACGAGAAGAACCTGGGCTTTTTCGGCACACTTTTTGATGACGTACCGGTGATGCCACCTGGCGCGCTCTTTTGCAAGTCCGAAATGTAAAGCTTCATCCTCACCAGCTCCGACCTTAAAGCCTCGTTCTCTCTCACCAACGACACGTCGGTCTGTAACTGACTCTTCGTCGTCACCGCTTCTTGCATATTTCGATCTTCTACTCCGCTCCTCAGCTTAAGCTGATCGTAATAGAGCGCGTGAAGTACAATCTGCACGGGCAACCGCTTGTTTTGCGACGCGTGGACACGTGCTTCGTACGACAGCTTAAGTGCGTCCATTACGCTGCAaaccttctctctctctatctcatcGAGGTTTGGATGAGCCTgcagcaaaattaaaaaaaccgcCATAGCCATTAAGCACCGAagaaattagaaataaaatcaCGACGACTTTTTGGATTCATTACCTTCAAGTAGATGTCAATGGCTCGGTAGAGATCGTCGTCGACTTTGCGTGCACCTTTCGGGACTAGATTGGCGATGCCGTTGAATTTGGAGATGCTTAGCTCTGTGTACGTCGCGATCTCGCCGAGGTAGGCGTCGACGGTCTTCGCAACCCTGTGCATCGCGGTGGAACAGACCTCTCTGAAATCGCCGGCGTTGAAAACCGCCATGTTTTTCTCCTTCTCCACAAACCCGGCGAGGATCCTCCTCACGCTGTCGAGGTCGAAAAGCCTCTCGCCGTCGTAGGTGAAAGACAACACCAGCAGATCATCGACGGTCACGTGCTCCAAGATGATCGAGATCCGCTTCTCGAGCTCGTTCTTACAGTTATCCGAGGCTTTGAGGAAAATCGCAGAGCGAAGAAGGCAGCAGAGGAAATTGATTGGAAAAGCGGCTTTCTCCGAGGGTAAAAGAGCGACGATAGACTCTAGAATCTCCTTTTGCCGGATTCTGACGTCAGATTCAACTAGATCCGAAGAATTCGCACCGTTGCCGGAGTGATCTCGGACTAGATCTCGAAGCGATCTCTCAGCGTACGTTATCAGAGCACTTGCTACGATCAAAGCTTTCGCGCCGCGTTTCCTCATCCCGGAAATGATTCTCCCGAACACCTCGATGTCCAAGATCGAAAGCTCCTCCGTCCACCAGTTCGGTGGCGAGCGGCTCGGAAAGTTCGCTTCGTTACAGGCCTAAAAAATCCGTACAAATcagaaccatatatatacatatatatgaaacaaaaataatctgCATCTAATTTCTAATTAGTTAGAGCTTGGATTTGATCATTTAATTTACCTTACTGCTAGCAACTTCTACACATCTCTGTACGATTTTGAGGTCTTCTGCCATGGGAAGAAGATCTTCACAAGACTTGAGCACCACAATGGCGCCGGAGAGGCTAGACAAAGCCACTTGAGAAAGGAAATCTTCTGTACGGCCAGCGAGATTGTTATCGCAGTACTTATCGGTCATTTGCAGATACTCCGCAGCGCAACGAAGAGCTGCTACGTTGTGTACCGTAATTTCGAAGTTAACACCATAGCAGAATTTAGCTGCTTTCTCGAAGATCTCTGGGCCTCCAGGAATACCCGAGAGATCAATCCTTGTTAGATCAGGCTCTTTGGATTCCACTATCAGTTTCCTTATGTGGTTGCTCTTCGCTACGAGCATGAACTGGTGCGTAATTCGAAACTCATTAGAATATAAATGGCTTTGAAGCAGAGAAATTAGATAAAAGAAACGCAGATagacaagttttgtataatTCCATACTTTGTGCAGAGAGAAATTTGCTTCACCAACTTCGATCAAAACGTCAGTTGGAATTTCTTGCGAGAAAACCCTGAAAAAAATCACACCCAAAAAAgcatgaataatatatatatatgtttcatgtAGACCAAAACTAGGAAGATCTATAAAAGTGGGTATGGCCAAATTAAGTACCATTGGCCGGTTCTCTCCATGGCAATAGAGAGCCTGTTGTGGTTGTTCATGACAGAACTAGAAGCCATATGTATGAGTTTGAGTTGGGGTTGTAGAAGAAAGTGAAAGTTCAAATAAGAATAGGATCCTATTTTGTGTTATataaagatttttaatttaCCCTTTATAACACGTAAAGTGttgctttttttaattaattgtcttTTTTATCTGTGTCATCAAAAATCACTAgcactttatttttttctttttcgagaTAGTTTTTTCCTACAATATTGATTGGGTGAACCATTGACCATTCTAACCCAATTATTTCACTCCCTGACAAATTGGAGCTGATAAGTTTTGGTGTACATGTTTGCTCCAATCCATTCTGTTCATAGAATTCTGCACAGCTAGAGTGATTTATAACTTCGAGTCCCACCCTAAGGTTTCTTCTTGCTGAAAAAAAACTTGTCACCTTTCTTATTTGGCAGTACTTTGTTCCCCTCCTTTTCGAAACTATCACATgctttgaaattgaaaatgacCTAATTGTTCTTTAACTCACTGATTTcgcatttttttcaaaattagtgaagtaaaatatatatatatataaactatttttttattagaatgattatatatatatatatatgtgataaaatttaacaaaagttTGATATCAGTTGTAATTGAAGACTCGAATGTTCTTTCCAAAAAATACTAGTTAAAATACTAGTCTGTAATAAAGCACATATACAATACTAGAGGAGCAATATATGTGAACGGAACGATACGGGACTCTATAAATATGGAATAATCATCGTACGAAAAAATTTATCTATCATCGTTATTAGCTTTAATTAGGAGTGAGATATCAGCTGGCTTTTCGGCTCCAACAACATGAAATGGTTAGGAAATGATCAGCTGGAGGGATGAGAATTCGACTTTGACAGCTTCCTAACGTCGGTATAATATTAACGACGTCGGCTATAATGGATGGAAACTCCAGTGTGATGGGACTGGAAAGTCTTCGGAGATGGATCAAAGCAAGTGAAAAAGATCGTATCTCCGGGACCACTCAGCTCTGgaaaaattttctattaaaattttgataagtgattgatagaatttttcaagtgccaaaaataatttttaaaaaaatttccattaataCTTTGATTCCATTTTTGCTAcgcaaaaatttctttttgttaaatttttttttccaaaatttaatcttctaatattttctatttttacatgtgaaaataatttttcccagttcagtattttgattttttttttttaacacggTATCTCTCTTTTActcttttataaaatatataaaaaaaaaatcataattactctgctataaaaaatttgaaaatattatcagtcatttatcaaaattttaatagaaattttgatATGGCTAGATGGTGCCATGATTTTTGTCGCAAATCAAGACGGTGTGAGCCACTCAAACGAGTGGCTAGGACTCGTCCAGCTACGTGACCGCAATATCTTGGTCTGCATGGCGCCACGTCatccaaaaccatatttttCACACGCCCATCAGTCAGTCAGTCAGTCAGTCGGTCCCACCAGCTCCACTGACTGGGCAATAAACAGGGGACAAATCCTAACCAGGATAACAATGTGGGCTCCTACTGGAATTGATCGGAATCAGCCAATGATATCAGAGCACGTGGCATCCGGTACATTCCCCTTCATCCACTGCCTTTGAAGAAACAGATATCCACCCGTCGGAGGGACTGCAAACCAATAGAAAAATACTACTACCAATACCCAAAACTAAAAAGTACCAGCTTACTTGATGGTCAATCCCTTATGTGATGTATGACATATCACA includes:
- the LOC107411589 gene encoding 26S proteasome regulatory subunit 6B homolog, with protein sequence MAASAMVVDPKPALEPPPSFPSTRSDLQGLSEQYQSNDEDDLYSRLKSLQRQLEFIDIQEEYVKDEQKNLKRELLRAQEEVKRIQSVPLVIGQFMEMVDQNNGIVGSTTGSNYYVRILSTINRELLKPSASVALHRHSNALVDVLPPEADSSISLLSQSEKPDVTYNDIGGCDIQKQEIREAVELPLTHHELYKQIGIDPPRGVLLYGPPGTGKTMLAKAVANHTTAAFIRVVGSEFVQKYLGEGPRMVRDVFRLAKENAPAIIFIDEVDAIATARFDAQTGADREVQRILMELLNQMDGFDQTVNVKVIMATNRADTLDPALLRPGRLDRKIEFPLPDRRQKRLVFQVCTAKMNLSDEVDLEDYVSRPDKISAAEISAICQEAGMHAVRKNRYVILPKDFEKGYRTNVKKPDTDFEFYK
- the LOC107411591 gene encoding root phototropism protein 2, coding for MASSSVMNNHNRLSIAMERTGQWVFSQEIPTDVLIEVGEANFSLHKFMLVAKSNHIRKLIVESKEPDLTRIDLSGIPGGPEIFEKAAKFCYGVNFEITVHNVAALRCAAEYLQMTDKYCDNNLAGRTEDFLSQVALSSLSGAIVVLKSCEDLLPMAEDLKIVQRCVEVASSKACNEANFPSRSPPNWWTEELSILDIEVFGRIISGMRKRGAKALIVASALITYAERSLRDLVRDHSGNGANSSDLVESDVRIRQKEILESIVALLPSEKAAFPINFLCCLLRSAIFLKASDNCKNELEKRISIILEHVTVDDLLVLSFTYDGERLFDLDSVRRILAGFVEKEKNMAVFNAGDFREVCSTAMHRVAKTVDAYLGEIATYTELSISKFNGIANLVPKGARKVDDDLYRAIDIYLKAHPNLDEIEREKVCSVMDALKLSYEARVHASQNKRLPVQIVLHALYYDQLKLRSGVEDRNMQEAVTTKSQLQTDVSLVRENEALRSELVRMKLYISDLQKSAPGGITGTSSKSVPKKPRFFSSMSKTLGKLNPFKHGSKDTSNIDDGVDINKPRRRRFSIS